A genomic region of Cannabis sativa cultivar Pink pepper isolate KNU-18-1 chromosome 1, ASM2916894v1, whole genome shotgun sequence contains the following coding sequences:
- the LOC133039875 gene encoding uncharacterized protein LOC133039875, producing the protein MDKFHNIFPKDICILTDEFGQCVRALYKESREENNNVCKTNEELMMFVEGTRPIRGRIWSDVNYFYVPWHDGKHWMLVVVDRHSWTILIYDSIPDHWNSIEAMKKSVEPLAAYFPFLLKNSCHIGSLHHQCSDLMSIKVAPANTVPLNKRTGDCGVFMLKTMEMHIAGKCNESATMLLNDDNIDTYRKAYAVQLYVGSADP; encoded by the exons ATGGATAAGTTTCATAATATCTTTCCAAAAGATATATGCATATTGACAGATGAGTTTGGACAGTGTGTGCGTGCTCTGTACAAAGAATCTCGAGAGGAGAACAATAATGTATGTAAGACCAATGAAGAGCTAATGATGTTTGTCGAAGGTACCAGGCCAATTAGAGGAAGAATTTGGTCAGATGTCAATTACTTCTATGTGCCTTGGCATGATGGTAAACACTGGATGTTAGTGGTAGTTGACAGACATAGTTGGACAATATTGATTTATGACTCGATTCCAGATCACTGGAACTCCATAGAGGCAATGAAAAAATCTGTGGAGCCACTTGCAGCATATTTTCCTTTTTTACTTAAAAACAGTTGCCATATTGGGAGCCTCCATCATCAGTGTAGTGATCTCATGAGTATAAAAGTAGCTCCTGCAAATACTGTTCCTCTGAACAAGAGAAC CGGAGATTGTGGTGTATTCATGCTTAAGACAATGGAAATGCACATTGCTGGTAAGTGCAACGAGTCAGCTACAATGTTGCTCAACGACGACAACATAGATACATACAGGAAGGCATATGCAGTTCAATTATATGTGGGTAGTGCAGATCCTTAA
- the LOC133029042 gene encoding uncharacterized protein LOC133029042, whose amino-acid sequence MESTSDASTTIPTPPNEHEQMPKTILTTELPCIPRAITTNTAAKSKVTIKSPLSVIGQIKNWLTKSDQDVFKHYSQLGRLLDLDTKGLFPGTLVNQIVLRRVDCQKRHELWFLINGKPVRFSLQEFAIVSGLYTDGGPTPEEMELVSSKNKLKEKYFKNMMSIKVTDVANALDSISRESKTRDRVKLCFIYLLSAFLIMPSPSSAIDLEWLQLVDNLPIFDNYCWGKLAYEKIIEQITKKDMKNNPSEKDIKWNLFSCPWIFLIWICEAMPKLGEMVGQRVPGNHIPRWLGWKINDKHKNVTVTRLSEVIENNTEFFVRPTLAPTSKEKAELFYERLVLSS is encoded by the exons atggaATCAACAAGTGATGCATCAACCACAATACCCACACCACCCAATGAACATGAacag ATGCCCAAAACTATATTAACAACAGAGCTTCCATGTATACCTCGTGCCATTACTACTAATACAGCTGCAAAATCTAAAGTTACCATCAAATCCCCGCTAAGTGTAATAGGCCAAATAAAGAATTGGCTCACAAAGTCTGACCAGGATGTTTTTAAACATTACTCCCAATTGGGTCGTCTCTTGGACCTCGATACTAAAGGGCTTTTTCCTGGCACCTTAGTAAACCAGATAGTTTTGAGGAGGGTAGATTGCCAAAAGAGGCATGAGTTATGGTTTTTGATTAATGGAAAACCTGTGAGATTTTCTCTCCAAGAGTTTGCAATTGTATCTGGATTGTACACTGATGGTGGCCCGACACCTGAAGAAATGGAGCTTGTTTCTTCTAAGAACAAGTTAAAAGAAAAGTACTTCAAGAACATGATGTCTATTAAAGTAACAGATGTTGCCAATGCTCTAGATAGCATATCTAGAGAATCAAAGACTAGAGACAGAGTGAAGTTATGCTTTATCTATTTGCTCAGTGCATTTCTAATAATGCCAAGTCCTTCTTCGGCTATAGATCTTGAATGGCTACAACTAGTGGATAATCTACCAATATTTGACAATTATTGTTGGGGAAAGCTGGCATATGAGAAAATAATTGAGCAAATTACAAAAAAAGATATGAAGAATAATCCAAGTGAGAAGGATATTAAGTGGAACCTCTTTAGTTGTCCTTGGATATTTCTG ATATGGATTTGCGAAGCAATGCCAAAGTTGGGTGAAATGGTAGGACAAAGAGTCCCGGGAAATCATATTCCCCGATGGCTTGGTTGGAAAATCAATGATAAACATAAAAATGTCACAGTTACAAGATTATCAGaagtaatagaaaataataCTGAG TTTTTTGTACGACCTACATTAGCTCCAACCTCAAAGGAGAAGGCAGAATTGTTTTACGAAAGACTTGTTTTATCATCATAA